One window of the Strix uralensis isolate ZFMK-TIS-50842 chromosome 3, bStrUra1, whole genome shotgun sequence genome contains the following:
- the CLDN20 gene encoding claudin-20 has product MASASLQFFAFILALFGVFGDITATLLPNWKVNADVGSNIITAITQMQGLWMDCTWYSTGMFSCTLKYSVLSLPIYIQAARTTMVLSCILSAFGICITTVGMKCTKLGGDTDSKSHACFAGGVCFILAGIFGLVPTSWYTREIISNFLDQTIPESSKHEPGGAVYTGFISAGFLLIAGVIFCTSCFKKQQGAWIYPPKQHHFPSTEQESNAGYNLKDYV; this is encoded by the coding sequence ATGGCATCAGCAAGTCTGCAgttctttgcttttattctggctttgtttggtgtttttggAGATATCACAGCCACCTTGCTACCAAACTGGAAGGTAAATGCAGATGTTGGTTCAAATATCATAACAGCTATAACACAGATGCAAGGACTTTGGATGGACTGCACATGGTACAGCACTGGGATGTTTAGCTGTACCCTGAAATACTCGgttctctctctccccatctACATCCAGGCTGCACGGACCACCATGGTACTGTCTTGTATCCTATCAGCCTTTGGGATCTGCATCACTACAGTTGGAATGAAATGCAcaaagttgggaggggacacagacagCAAAAGTCATGCTTGCTTTGCTGGAGGAGTCTGCTTCATTCTTGCAGGAATCTTTGGATTAGTACCAACATCCTGGTacacaagagaaattatttcaaattttctgGATCAGACCATTCCAGAGAGCAGTAAACATGAACCAGGAGGAGCGGTTTATACGGGATTCATTTCAGCAGGGTTTCTGCTTATCGCAGGGGTGATCTTCTGCACttcctgttttaaaaagcagcaaggaGCATGGATTTACCCTCCAAAGCAGCACCATTTCCCATCCACAGAGCAGGAGAGCAACGCAGGTTACAACCTGAAGGACTATGTGTAA